In Candidatus Defluviibacterium haderslevense, the following are encoded in one genomic region:
- a CDS encoding ATP-dependent helicase: MNYQIVYNLSYSEELGTYLPAAFICSATDDGLLEYMQKQASIEICKSYDLNINDHETLINLCQELSISNIENKYSKNLKKKVSLVKLLEDELVKTQVNKWIDNKKNEFLLLIKKYQFPICKKIERKSYVQNLLLEKTDIVLTPKMFFRKTNEGINYKLSLEYNNEYIPLRQDDIDLVCDFPAWIIFQKKLYQIVTINTKKLLPFLNKTEINIPERMVKNYFEKFIMEVISKVDCEVEGFEIKTSNAITEVQLKTTFDFIQEIWILEIYYNYDGVVFNYADLTSKNNKLFFDSNDQIRVRSTIRNRDREMKYVNILLSLKLNEGLNKRFYIEGNQFQIFEWIRTNRGYLEKEFNLNYIQMDEGKVCTFPLNISFDTITRNDWFDIFGTVTIGIHEIPFSEFINHIRDRNRLYKLPDQTIFILPEEWFTKYDALSHYGIIEDNHIRIDKSQYTLIEKFNNIETSDIDNDSIKVMEDYKPSKNLKAELRPYQLVGVNWLISHYYNGLGACLADDMGLGKTLQTIALLLFVKESLEANSSALINVDKPRDLFSDVDQQRNNDFCSLFILPASLLFNWEQELRKFAPSFRVLNYSGVNRKGIQLNRRNYNIILTSYQVIIRDFDLFNKINFDYVICDESQQFKNKDSKTFKILHQLKANNRISLSGTPIENSLKDLWSQMEFINPGILGTYHFFNKRYIQSTSKKHDGGNLDELKELIKPYILRRKKEEVLKELPELTEQIFYSEMSEEQNNLYEEEKSAARNCILNIENNESKNKFIILNSLLKLRQIANHPNLLDKVGTYTSGKFEDIKAYLSVLIQGDHKVLIFSSFTSHLELLANWLKSEQIKYLSLTGNTKVSDREHIVDQFQNQLDIKLFLISIKAGGVGLNLTSASYIVIMDPWWNPYTEKQAISRAHRMGQSKPVHVTRFITKNSIEQKIILIQNDKLSISEELLEMDEMPAWISEHLTELID; this comes from the coding sequence TTGAATTATCAAATCGTATATAACTTATCATATTCAGAAGAGTTAGGTACTTATCTACCAGCTGCATTTATTTGCTCAGCTACTGATGATGGACTTTTAGAATATATGCAAAAACAAGCTTCAATTGAAATTTGTAAAAGTTATGATTTGAATATTAATGATCATGAAACACTCATTAATCTCTGTCAAGAACTTTCAATATCTAATATTGAAAATAAATATTCTAAAAATTTAAAAAAGAAAGTAAGTTTAGTTAAGCTTCTAGAAGATGAACTCGTTAAAACACAGGTTAATAAATGGATAGATAACAAAAAAAATGAATTTTTACTATTAATTAAGAAATATCAATTCCCAATTTGTAAAAAAATTGAACGCAAAAGTTATGTTCAAAATTTATTATTAGAAAAGACTGATATTGTATTAACTCCTAAAATGTTTTTTAGAAAAACGAATGAGGGAATTAATTATAAATTATCATTGGAATATAATAATGAATACATACCATTGCGCCAGGATGATATTGATTTGGTCTGTGATTTTCCAGCATGGATTATTTTCCAGAAAAAATTGTATCAAATTGTTACGATCAATACAAAAAAATTATTACCATTTTTAAATAAGACTGAAATTAATATTCCTGAAAGGATGGTAAAAAATTATTTTGAGAAATTCATTATGGAAGTCATTTCAAAAGTAGATTGCGAAGTTGAAGGTTTTGAAATCAAGACAAGTAACGCTATTACAGAAGTTCAACTTAAAACAACTTTTGATTTTATTCAAGAAATTTGGATTTTAGAAATTTATTATAATTATGATGGAGTTGTTTTTAATTATGCGGATTTAACTTCTAAAAATAATAAATTGTTTTTTGATAGTAACGATCAGATAAGAGTTCGATCAACTATTAGAAATAGGGACAGGGAGATGAAATATGTAAATATTTTGTTGTCATTAAAATTAAATGAAGGGCTTAATAAACGGTTTTACATTGAAGGAAATCAATTTCAGATATTTGAATGGATCAGGACCAATAGAGGATATTTAGAAAAGGAATTTAATCTTAATTATATACAAATGGACGAAGGGAAAGTGTGTACTTTTCCACTGAATATTTCATTTGATACCATTACAAGAAATGATTGGTTTGATATTTTTGGTACGGTTACTATTGGGATACATGAGATCCCTTTTTCAGAATTTATAAATCATATAAGGGACAGGAATAGACTATATAAATTACCCGATCAAACTATTTTTATTCTTCCTGAAGAATGGTTCACCAAGTATGATGCCTTATCTCATTATGGAATTATAGAAGACAATCATATAAGAATTGACAAAAGTCAGTATACATTGATAGAAAAGTTTAATAACATAGAAACTTCAGATATTGACAATGATTCAATCAAGGTAATGGAAGATTATAAACCCTCCAAAAACTTAAAGGCTGAATTAAGGCCATATCAACTAGTTGGAGTTAATTGGCTTATTTCGCATTATTACAACGGCCTTGGAGCATGTCTTGCAGATGATATGGGATTGGGTAAAACCCTGCAAACTATTGCATTATTACTTTTTGTCAAAGAGTCACTTGAGGCAAATTCTAGTGCATTAATTAATGTAGATAAACCTAGAGATTTGTTTAGTGATGTTGATCAGCAAAGGAATAATGATTTTTGTAGTTTATTTATATTGCCAGCATCGCTCCTATTTAATTGGGAACAGGAATTAAGAAAATTTGCTCCAAGTTTTAGAGTTCTAAATTATAGTGGCGTAAATCGAAAAGGTATACAATTAAATCGTAGAAATTACAATATTATATTGACCAGTTACCAAGTTATTATTAGAGATTTTGATTTATTTAACAAAATTAATTTCGACTACGTAATTTGTGATGAAAGCCAACAATTTAAAAACAAAGACTCGAAGACATTTAAAATACTGCATCAATTAAAAGCAAATAATAGAATCTCACTCAGTGGAACTCCAATTGAAAATAGCCTCAAAGACCTATGGTCTCAAATGGAATTTATTAATCCTGGTATATTGGGAACCTATCATTTTTTTAATAAAAGGTATATTCAGTCAACTTCAAAAAAGCATGACGGAGGAAATTTAGATGAATTAAAAGAATTAATAAAACCCTATATCTTAAGAAGAAAAAAAGAAGAGGTACTCAAAGAATTACCAGAATTGACAGAACAAATATTTTATTCTGAAATGTCTGAGGAGCAAAATAATTTGTACGAAGAAGAAAAATCTGCAGCAAGAAATTGTATTTTGAATATAGAAAATAATGAATCAAAAAACAAGTTTATTATTTTAAATTCATTATTAAAACTTCGACAAATTGCAAATCACCCAAATTTATTAGATAAAGTAGGCACGTATACATCTGGTAAATTTGAAGATATTAAAGCATACCTTTCTGTATTAATTCAAGGAGACCATAAAGTGTTGATTTTTAGTTCTTTTACTTCACACCTTGAATTATTAGCTAATTGGTTAAAGTCAGAACAAATTAAATATTTAAGTTTGACAGGCAACACAAAAGTTTCAGACCGAGAACATATTGTAGATCAATTTCAAAATCAATTGGATATTAAATTATTCTTAATTTCTATAAAAGCAGGTGGAGTAGGTTTGAATTTAACCTCAGCAAGTTATATTGTAATAATGGATCCTTGGTGGAATCCCTATACTGAAAAACAAGCCATTTCAAGAGCACATAGAATGGGACAATCAAAACCTGTTCATGTAACGCGTTTTATCACTAAGAATAGTATTGAACAAAAGATCATTTTGATTCAAAACGATAAATTAAGTATTTCTGAAGAATTATTAGAAATGGATGAAATGCCAGCATGGATATCTGAACACTTAACAGAGTTGATTGATTAA
- a CDS encoding GNAT family N-acetyltransferase, with translation MNYTLKKYNELNIDELYQILQLRAEVFIVEQQCVYQDLDSKDQDAFHLMLHNQDNLLLAYTRLLPPDISYKNYSSIGRVVSHPGFRSKGLGKSIMQKSILYIENLFPQYNIKISAQSYLIKFYESFSFQTIGDEYLEDNIPHTAMIKYLIPFEQQLKSH, from the coding sequence ATGAATTATACATTAAAAAAATATAATGAACTTAACATAGATGAATTATATCAAATACTTCAACTTAGAGCAGAGGTCTTTATTGTAGAACAACAATGTGTATATCAAGATTTGGATTCCAAAGATCAAGATGCATTTCACTTAATGCTCCACAACCAAGATAATCTATTATTAGCATATACTCGTTTACTTCCACCAGATATTTCCTACAAGAATTACTCATCCATTGGCAGGGTTGTTAGTCATCCTGGTTTTCGTTCTAAAGGACTTGGAAAAAGCATAATGCAAAAATCAATATTGTATATTGAAAATTTATTTCCTCAATATAATATTAAAATTTCTGCACAATCTTATCTTATAAAATTTTATGAATCATTTTCTTTCCAAACAATTGGAGATGAATACTTGGAAGATAATATTCCTCATACTGCAATGATTAAATATTTAATACCTTTTGAGCAGCAGTTAAAATCGCATTAA
- a CDS encoding phosphoglucomutase/phosphomannomutase family protein has protein sequence MSKIKFGTDGWRAIIGDEYTLSNLRRITYGTAQWMLEHGLKSVLIGHDCRFGGRMFLEEVSKIMCNEGIRVYISEGITSTPMISYGVLNHHIDLGIVITASHNPALYNGFKLKSAFGGPTSPSDIAKIEVLIPDVCDYAGKSFKDWFIDGSIQLLPIKDDYIKHIQRNFDLSAIQNNTMIAYDAMYGAGQEVMKELFPSLKAFHCEWNPGFNNTPPEPITKNLKEISQFLESNPGKYIAIANDGDADRLAMLDSYGNVIDSHHILMLLLHYLAGFKKLKGKIVVSFSVTNKLKKLADYYGLETIVTKIGFKYIAEYMVSDDVLVAGEESGGLAIKGHIPERDGIWIGLTILEFIAKTGKSITELIQEIYEITGQFAYDRLDLHLLPEQMIAVSHTLNQKKFDTWEQFKVINTESLDGLKYYFEHDAWLMFRLSGTEPVLRIYAQGRDMMEVNAILTAAQKVLNI, from the coding sequence ATGTCTAAAATAAAATTTGGAACTGATGGTTGGAGAGCTATAATTGGAGATGAATATACATTATCAAACCTCAGGCGGATTACTTACGGTACGGCCCAATGGATGTTAGAACATGGACTGAAGAGTGTTTTAATAGGGCATGATTGTCGCTTTGGAGGAAGAATGTTTCTTGAAGAAGTCTCCAAAATAATGTGCAACGAAGGTATTCGGGTCTACATTTCAGAAGGAATAACCAGTACGCCAATGATATCTTATGGTGTTTTAAATCATCATATAGACTTGGGAATTGTTATTACAGCAAGTCATAACCCAGCATTGTACAATGGATTTAAACTTAAATCTGCGTTTGGTGGTCCCACTAGTCCTTCAGATATTGCGAAGATAGAGGTTCTTATTCCTGATGTTTGCGATTATGCAGGTAAGTCTTTTAAAGATTGGTTTATAGATGGTTCAATTCAATTATTGCCAATAAAAGATGACTATATCAAGCATATTCAAAGAAACTTTGATTTATCAGCTATTCAAAATAATACAATGATAGCTTATGATGCCATGTATGGGGCCGGTCAAGAAGTTATGAAAGAGTTGTTTCCATCTCTTAAAGCGTTTCATTGTGAGTGGAATCCGGGTTTTAACAATACCCCGCCTGAACCTATTACAAAAAATCTGAAAGAAATAAGTCAATTTTTAGAATCAAATCCAGGAAAATATATAGCAATTGCTAATGATGGTGACGCCGATCGACTTGCAATGCTAGATTCATATGGAAATGTAATCGATTCTCATCATATATTGATGTTATTACTCCACTATCTTGCAGGGTTTAAAAAATTAAAGGGTAAAATCGTGGTTAGTTTTTCAGTAACTAATAAACTTAAAAAGTTAGCAGATTATTATGGCTTAGAAACAATAGTAACAAAAATAGGATTTAAATATATTGCTGAGTACATGGTATCAGATGATGTATTAGTGGCGGGAGAAGAATCAGGAGGACTTGCAATAAAAGGTCATATTCCAGAACGAGATGGGATTTGGATTGGATTAACTATTTTGGAATTTATTGCTAAAACTGGTAAATCTATAACTGAATTAATTCAGGAGATTTATGAAATTACAGGCCAATTTGCTTACGACCGATTGGATTTACATCTCTTGCCAGAGCAAATGATAGCGGTGAGTCATACATTAAATCAAAAGAAATTTGATACCTGGGAACAATTTAAAGTAATAAATACGGAATCATTAGATGGTTTAAAATATTATTTCGAACATGATGCATGGCTTATGTTTAGACTTTCCGGCACAGAGCCTGTTTTACGAATTTATGCCCAAGGACGGGACATGATGGAAGTTAATGCGATTTTAACTGCTGCTCAAAAGGTATTAAATATTTAA
- a CDS encoding protein-L-isoaspartate(D-aspartate) O-methyltransferase, which translates to MEDNYRQRGLRKQLVLELSQKGIQNKQVLEAIMAVPRHLFLDKAFEEWAYKDNAFPIDCDQTISQPYTVAFQTSLLDLQPKDKVLEIGTGSGYQACVLLEMGVKVYTIERHKTLYDKTEKLLTKIGYKSIRTFFGDGYLGLPRFAPFDKILITAAVPEIPTTLIDQLKPGGILVIPLDDHKQSQTMMRIYKLQDGRLKKESFGQFRFVPMLQGVE; encoded by the coding sequence GTGGAAGATAATTACAGACAAAGAGGTTTACGAAAACAACTCGTTTTAGAACTTAGTCAAAAAGGAATTCAAAACAAACAAGTCCTTGAAGCTATAATGGCAGTTCCCCGTCATTTATTTTTAGATAAAGCATTTGAGGAATGGGCATATAAAGACAATGCGTTTCCAATAGATTGTGATCAAACCATCTCTCAACCCTATACTGTGGCCTTTCAAACCTCGTTATTAGACTTACAACCTAAAGATAAAGTCTTAGAAATTGGCACCGGGTCAGGCTATCAAGCTTGTGTTCTCTTGGAAATGGGAGTCAAGGTATATACTATTGAACGGCACAAAACCCTTTATGATAAAACAGAAAAACTATTAACCAAAATTGGTTATAAATCGATCCGTACCTTTTTCGGAGATGGCTACCTTGGTTTGCCAAGATTTGCCCCATTCGACAAAATATTGATTACAGCAGCTGTACCGGAAATTCCTACAACATTAATAGATCAACTAAAACCAGGTGGGATTTTAGTAATTCCTTTAGATGATCACAAACAATCTCAAACAATGATGAGAATTTATAAACTTCAAGATGGGAGATTGAAAAAAGAAAGCTTCGGCCAATTTAGATTTGTCCCCATGCTTCAGGGAGTAGAATAA
- a CDS encoding sulfatase-like hydrolase/transferase, translating to MSLCRLVFGFIQILNTQTITPILFLKSIFYGLYMDLSIYGYLMVPLCLIILMGHLLKWINIKKCISFYTYFVIFLMATIYGIDSILYQEWGFRIDDTFFNYIDKSNEAGKFISSNAVVYFLFYFTIFIVIGIYIIKWISALKPFNLSIKNGLIILLLIPMMIIPIRGGFGLAPMNPGKVYYSNNMFANHLAIHPLWNIMYMSLQNRKMATIPNHMTELEAKAHFDTLLLKNSNHTFQWLKTQEPDILLIILESFTANMLDAKYKGIEILPNLNVLKAHGIFMKNAYASGDRTDKGLAAIISSYPAQPQSSIIKYPSKAEQLPSIYKQLKMKKYRSSFYYGGDISFASMKSYLLGASVDRIIDKYDFDASTYNAKWGVHDHILFEKMTQDLLKEPRPFIMTGLSLSSHPPYDIPDADVWNEKDETTLFVNAAHYTDKALGKMVEQLKQSERWDSLLIIIVADHGGRYPDKVSYCEPKKFSIPILFTGGAVSLDTVIQSYCSQTDISATLLRQMNISFEPFKYSQDIFSPQYSAFAYYAFNNGMGWMDSGGYRIYSNDKKDFIEQQGSCYFTEAYIKAYSQIVQKDFTEK from the coding sequence ATGAGTTTGTGTAGATTGGTATTTGGTTTTATTCAAATATTGAACACCCAAACAATAACCCCAATACTTTTTTTAAAATCCATCTTTTATGGATTGTATATGGATTTATCTATCTATGGATATTTAATGGTCCCATTATGTTTGATTATTTTAATGGGTCATTTATTAAAATGGATAAATATTAAGAAATGCATTTCATTTTACACCTATTTTGTTATTTTCTTAATGGCTACCATTTATGGAATAGATTCAATTTTATATCAGGAATGGGGATTTAGGATTGACGATACATTTTTTAATTATATAGATAAAAGTAATGAGGCTGGAAAATTTATTTCATCAAATGCAGTTGTTTACTTTTTATTTTATTTTACAATTTTTATTGTAATTGGAATATATATTATTAAGTGGATAAGTGCTTTGAAACCATTTAATCTGTCAATAAAAAATGGATTGATAATCTTGTTATTAATCCCAATGATGATTATTCCAATTAGGGGAGGATTTGGATTGGCCCCAATGAATCCCGGAAAAGTCTATTACAGTAATAACATGTTTGCAAATCATCTGGCAATACATCCATTATGGAATATAATGTACATGTCATTGCAAAATAGAAAAATGGCCACCATACCAAATCATATGACTGAATTGGAAGCAAAAGCTCATTTTGATACCCTTTTATTAAAAAACAGTAACCATACATTTCAATGGCTAAAAACTCAGGAACCGGATATTTTGCTCATTATTTTAGAAAGTTTCACAGCAAATATGTTAGATGCTAAGTACAAAGGAATTGAAATCTTACCAAACCTAAATGTATTAAAGGCACATGGCATTTTTATGAAAAACGCTTATGCAAGTGGTGACAGAACGGATAAGGGATTAGCCGCTATTATAAGTTCATATCCAGCACAGCCTCAAAGTTCGATCATTAAGTACCCATCAAAAGCAGAACAACTTCCATCCATTTATAAACAATTAAAAATGAAAAAATATCGATCATCATTTTATTATGGTGGCGATATTTCATTTGCTAGTATGAAATCATATTTGTTGGGAGCATCAGTGGATCGAATCATTGATAAATACGATTTTGATGCTTCGACTTACAATGCTAAATGGGGTGTGCACGACCACATTTTATTTGAGAAGATGACACAAGATTTGTTGAAAGAGCCTAGACCATTTATTATGACTGGACTATCTTTGAGTAGTCACCCACCCTATGATATTCCGGATGCTGATGTCTGGAATGAAAAGGATGAAACAACACTTTTTGTCAACGCCGCACATTATACAGATAAGGCATTAGGGAAAATGGTTGAACAATTAAAACAATCTGAAAGATGGGATTCCTTGCTAATTATTATTGTTGCAGATCATGGTGGAAGATATCCAGATAAAGTAAGCTATTGTGAACCTAAAAAATTTTCAATACCCATCTTATTTACAGGCGGGGCAGTATCATTAGACACGGTAATACAAAGTTATTGTTCTCAGACAGATATTTCAGCAACTCTTTTACGACAAATGAATATTTCATTTGAGCCTTTTAAATATAGTCAGGATATTTTTTCACCTCAATATTCAGCATTTGCTTATTATGCTTTTAACAATGGAATGGGTTGGATGGACTCAGGTGGTTATAGAATTTATTCCAATGATAAAAAAGATTTTATAGAACAACAAGGTTCGTGTTATTTTACAGAAGCATATATAAAAGCCTATTCACAAATAGTACAAAAAGATTTTACAGAAAAATAA
- a CDS encoding sugar kinase gives MSILTVGTMAFDTIETPYGRVEKVIGGACTYISWAASYWCNNINLVSIVGDDFPESEVNQLQNRGVSMDGLVRIPGKKSFYWSGRYHHDMNGRDTLTTDLNVLADFNPILPDAYKSSQYIMLGNLTPDIQLSVLDQLTTKPKLVVLDTMNFWMDIALEKLMEVIAKVDVLTINDEEARQLSGERSLVKAAAKIHSFGPRFLIIKKGEHGALLFHDDKIFFAPGLPVADVIDPTGAGDSFAGGMVGYLARTDDISFQNMKTAIIYGSTMASFCVEDFSLSRLRSLSQNEIHTRIRQFESMSTYDVRELDIIS, from the coding sequence ATGAGTATACTTACTGTTGGAACCATGGCTTTTGATACCATAGAAACGCCATACGGAAGGGTTGAAAAGGTCATTGGTGGTGCTTGTACCTATATTAGTTGGGCTGCTTCCTATTGGTGTAACAATATAAATTTAGTGTCCATAGTTGGAGATGATTTTCCGGAGTCTGAGGTAAATCAATTACAAAATAGAGGAGTATCTATGGATGGATTGGTTAGAATTCCTGGTAAAAAGTCTTTTTACTGGTCAGGAAGATATCATCACGACATGAATGGTCGTGATACTTTAACCACAGATCTTAATGTTTTAGCAGATTTTAACCCAATATTGCCGGATGCTTATAAATCAAGTCAATATATCATGTTAGGCAATCTTACACCGGATATTCAACTTTCAGTTTTGGATCAATTAACAACTAAACCCAAATTGGTTGTTTTAGATACTATGAATTTTTGGATGGACATTGCACTAGAAAAATTGATGGAAGTTATTGCCAAGGTAGATGTATTAACCATTAATGATGAAGAAGCACGACAATTATCAGGTGAACGATCTTTGGTAAAAGCAGCAGCAAAAATTCATAGTTTTGGCCCGAGATTTTTGATTATTAAGAAAGGAGAACATGGTGCTTTATTATTTCATGATGATAAAATATTTTTTGCTCCAGGTTTGCCTGTTGCAGATGTCATTGACCCAACTGGCGCAGGAGATAGTTTTGCAGGGGGTATGGTAGGATATTTGGCCAGAACAGATGATATTAGTTTTCAAAATATGAAAACTGCAATTATTTACGGATCTACTATGGCTTCATTTTGTGTAGAAGATTTTAGTTTATCCAGACTCAGATCGTTAAGTCAAAATGAAATTCATACACGCATTCGGCAATTCGAATCTATGAGTACATATGATGTTAGAGAATTAGATATCATTTCATAA
- a CDS encoding T9SS type A sorting domain-containing protein produces the protein MNKFIPLIILFAAISLKAQVTYNNFPKIGDAQIYKQLDHQLLDLNMVSDTGANKTWDFSLADVFTFGADTSFVIDPANAPHSNLFKNATYAIQEGYEEFATFDFFEVKNDRINLLGESDYSNDPPLKFNSGYLSLKLPLIYGTSEEDTANLSSSKQDAEFKEVHHVKGWGTMKTPTGSFPCIQVIKNSFYIISESGIPVINQTDVTYEWYTPQYSSPIAFYSSTESEDFFGNVSNDTVAFFLEKTVVGVNKVDFVNIGLSPNPVTDRLTITLDNPSKIGYNWMIINSEGKITQEGVMHSEQERINLVSKVKGAYLVYIYSKDKTWGIEKFVIQ, from the coding sequence ATGAATAAATTTATACCCTTAATCATTTTATTTGCAGCTATTTCGTTGAAAGCTCAGGTTACATATAACAATTTTCCAAAAATCGGAGATGCTCAAATTTATAAGCAATTAGATCATCAATTGCTTGATTTAAATATGGTCTCTGATACTGGTGCTAATAAAACCTGGGACTTTAGTTTAGCTGATGTTTTTACATTTGGAGCAGATACCAGTTTTGTAATTGATCCAGCTAATGCCCCCCATTCCAATTTATTTAAAAACGCTACATATGCAATCCAAGAAGGATATGAAGAGTTTGCAACATTTGATTTTTTTGAAGTAAAAAATGATAGAATTAATCTTTTAGGAGAAAGTGATTATTCTAATGATCCGCCACTAAAATTTAATTCAGGGTACCTAAGTTTGAAATTGCCACTTATTTATGGAACTTCAGAAGAAGATACAGCGAACTTAAGTTCCTCAAAACAAGATGCAGAATTTAAAGAAGTGCATCACGTTAAAGGTTGGGGAACTATGAAAACACCTACGGGCAGCTTTCCTTGCATTCAGGTCATTAAAAATTCTTTTTATATAATTAGTGAGTCAGGGATACCCGTTATAAATCAAACAGATGTAACTTATGAGTGGTATACTCCTCAGTATAGTTCTCCGATTGCATTTTATAGTAGTACTGAATCCGAAGATTTTTTTGGTAATGTTTCAAATGATACTGTAGCTTTCTTTCTTGAAAAAACCGTAGTTGGAGTAAATAAGGTAGATTTTGTAAATATTGGATTGAGTCCCAATCCAGTGACAGATCGGCTAACAATTACACTAGATAATCCAAGTAAAATTGGGTATAACTGGATGATAATCAATTCAGAAGGTAAAATTACTCAGGAAGGTGTTATGCATTCAGAACAAGAAAGAATTAATCTCGTTTCAAAGGTGAAGGGAGCATATTTGGTTTATATTTATTCCAAGGACAAAACTTGGGGAATTGAAAAATTTGTGATTCAATAA